The following coding sequences lie in one bacterium genomic window:
- a CDS encoding prolyl oligopeptidase family serine peptidase → MLRALLACLVLAAVPSAAFAQEAPAPAADLDRVLGELENLGHRLDALQKQVDDGLWFDRVGDVAHIDKVRLYGPPRWKETNPTGIGAGNPLKFWAYVFIPRDLDPGRRAPLLVLSHGGVHADFTTYHAHIVRELLAQGYVVVAPEYRGSTGYGRGMYESIDYGGLEVEDAHACRAYVLENYDFVDPDRVGSIGWSHGGLISLMSVFEHPDDYACAYAGVPVSDLVARLGYLDQEYRDEFSADFHLGQSVGENIPEYKRRSPVWNVQKLKTPLLVLSNTSDEDVNVLEVEHLIQALKAEGKQFEHEIYEAAPGGHSFDRLDTRGAQEIRLRVYRFLAKHLKPPRTFADVKELHAAGYVQP, encoded by the coding sequence ATGCTTCGCGCGCTGCTGGCCTGCCTCGTCCTCGCCGCGGTCCCGTCGGCCGCCTTCGCCCAGGAAGCTCCCGCCCCCGCCGCCGATCTCGATCGGGTGCTCGGCGAGCTCGAGAACCTCGGGCACCGCCTCGACGCCCTGCAGAAGCAGGTCGACGACGGGCTCTGGTTCGACCGCGTGGGCGACGTCGCGCACATCGACAAGGTGCGCCTGTACGGCCCGCCCAGGTGGAAGGAGACGAACCCCACGGGCATCGGCGCCGGCAACCCCCTGAAGTTCTGGGCCTACGTCTTCATCCCCCGCGACCTCGATCCCGGTCGCCGGGCGCCGCTGCTGGTGCTGTCCCACGGCGGGGTCCACGCCGACTTCACGACCTACCACGCGCACATCGTGCGCGAACTGCTCGCCCAGGGCTACGTGGTGGTGGCGCCGGAGTACCGCGGCAGCACGGGCTACGGCCGCGGCATGTACGAGAGCATCGACTACGGCGGGCTGGAGGTCGAGGACGCCCACGCCTGCCGCGCCTACGTCCTGGAGAACTACGATTTCGTGGATCCGGACCGCGTGGGCTCGATCGGCTGGAGCCACGGCGGCCTGATCAGCCTGATGAGCGTCTTCGAGCACCCCGACGACTACGCCTGCGCCTACGCCGGCGTGCCGGTCAGCGACCTCGTCGCGCGGCTGGGCTACCTGGACCAGGAGTACCGGGACGAGTTCTCGGCCGACTTCCACCTCGGCCAGTCGGTCGGCGAGAACATCCCCGAGTACAAGCGCCGCTCGCCCGTGTGGAACGTCCAGAAGCTGAAGACGCCCCTGCTGGTGCTGTCCAACACCAGCGACGAGGACGTGAACGTGCTGGAGGTCGAGCACCTGATCCAGGCGCTGAAGGCCGAGGGCAAGCAGTTCGAACACGAGATCTACGAGGCCGCGCCCGGCGGCCACAGCTTCGACCGCCTCGACACCAGGGGCGCGCAGGAGATCCGGCTGCGGGTCTACCGCTTCCTGGCGAAGCACCTGAAACCGCCGCGCACCTTCGCGGACGTGAAGGAACTCCACGCCGCAGGGTACGTGCAGCCGTGA